A stretch of Lathyrus oleraceus cultivar Zhongwan6 chromosome 6, CAAS_Psat_ZW6_1.0, whole genome shotgun sequence DNA encodes these proteins:
- the LOC127096238 gene encoding uncharacterized protein LOC127096238, giving the protein MIINYASDELGSNDPDASDGEKEPKYPRFKMQDLDKNYKFKVGLEFVSLENLKRMKKWVGTHKCGRVLNNSFATSKWVAKTVAARMASSDGVKIYGLKKGFTTSYRSFIGVDGCHLKTKYGGTLLIAIGKDPNDQYYPITFGVCETKTKESWRWLLTLLLEDIGQEKIWVFISDQQKGLIPVFEELFERVEHRLCLRNLYANFKNKFGGGTQIRDLMMDATKATYIQACDAKMKELKELNMKAWEWLSGIPTKAWCKHAFSFYPRCDILMNNVSDTFNSTILVERYKSILSMCEWIRNYLMNKNANLREMDDGWNHRIIPRPRLRFDKELEHVGNWIPNWSGDTL; this is encoded by the exons ATGATCATCAACTATGCTAGTGATGAGCTTGGTAGTAATGACCCTGATGCTTCTGATGGGGAGAAGGAACCAAAATATCCAAGGTTTAAGATGCAGGATTTGGACAAGAATTATAAATTCAAAGTGGGATTGGAGTTTGTATCACTTGAAAATTTAAAGAG AATGAAGAAATGGGTTGGAACACACAAATGTGGTAGGGTATTGAATAATAGTTTTGCCACTTCTAAGTGGGTTGCAAAAACAGTGGCGGCTAGGATGGCATCTTCAGATGGTGTTAAGATTT ATGGGCTTAAGAAAGGCTTCACAACATCTTACAGGTCATTCATTGGAGTTGATGGATGTCATCTTAAGACTAAGTATGGAGGGACTCTTCTTATTGCAATTGGTAAAGATCCAAATGACCAATATTATCCCATAACTTTTGGTGTATGTGAAACTAAAACAAAGGAGTCGTGGAGGTGGTTACTTACCTTGCTTTTGGAGGATATTGGTCAAGAAAAGATATGGGTTTTCATCTCTGACCAACAAAAG GGTTTGATCCCTGTCTTTGAAGAATTGTTTGAGAGGGTAGAACACAGGCTTTGTCTTAGAAATTTATATGCCAATTTCAAAAATAAGTTTGGTGGAGGGACACAGATCAGAGACTTAATGATGGATGCTACAAAAGCCACATATATCCAAGCCTGTGATGCTAAGATGAAAGAATTGAAGGAGCTCAATATGAAAGCTTGGGAGTGGTTGTCAGGCATACCTACCAAAGCATGGTGTAAGCATGCATTTTCTTTTTATCCTAGATGTGATATTCTTATGAATAATGTATCTGATACATTTAATAGCACTATATTAGTGGAAAGATATAAATCAATATTAAGTATGTGTGAATGGATAAGAAACTATCTCATGAATAAGAATGCTAACTTAAGAGAAATGGATGATGGATGGAATCATAGGATAATTCCTAGACCTAGACTTAGGTTTGATAAGGAATTGGAACATGTAGGGAATTGGATTCCTAATTGGTCTGGTGACACATTATGA